From the Lolium rigidum isolate FL_2022 chromosome 2, APGP_CSIRO_Lrig_0.1, whole genome shotgun sequence genome, one window contains:
- the LOC124690213 gene encoding acyl-acyl carrier protein thioesterase TE3, chloroplastic-like has product MPAYEHISSTAVEMTTMHPHLPCVKQPAATHLAPNSNHPPPSLIHARARASSCSSNLSMVSGHSHRSRCYATTLSADAASTARSLQAISSNQDTKLRTDKFFELEMSVRESELDQYGVVNHVIYPVYIDNAREQLLTGLGISSASVVCAGNAMALSELNLKYRTPLRRGGKFVVGVRVVQIKGARIRFEQFIETLPERELVLEVTATAVCLNKDHRPTRVFPEMSSKLQQFFSSHDG; this is encoded by the exons ATGCCTGCATATGAGCATATCTCCAGTACTGCAGTAGAGATGACCACCATGCATCCTCATTTACCGTGCGTGAAGCAACCAGCTGCTACCCATCTCGCTCCCAACAGCAACCACCCACCACCTTCCCTGATCCATGCTCGGGCTAGAGCTTCTTCTTGCTCCAGCAACCTCTCCATGGTCTCTGGTCACTCACATCGGTCCCGCTGCTATGCGACGACCCTGTCCGCCGACGCCGCCTCTACAGCGCGATCCCTTCAAGCCATCTCCAGCAACCAGGATACAAAACTAAG GACGGACAAATTCTTCGAGCTGGAGATGAGCGTCCGCGAGAGCGAGCTTGACCAGTACGGGGTCGTGAATCACGTCATCTACCCTGTCTACATTGACAATG CTCGAGAGCAGCTGCTTACGGGTCTTGGCATCAGCTCGGCCTCCGTGGTATGCGCCGGCAACGCTATGGCGCTCTCGGAGCTGAACCTCAAGTACCGCACGCCTCTAAGG CGCGGTGGCAAGTTTGTCGTCGGGGTGAGGGTTGTACAAATCAAGGGCGCGAGGATACGCTTCGAGCAATTCATCGAAACCCTGCCGGAGCGCGAG CTCGTTCTGGAAGTGACGGCCACCGCCGTTTGCCTCAACAAGGATCACCGCCCGACTCGGGTCTTCCCGGAGATGTCGTCCAAGCTGCAGCAGTTCTTCTCATCCCATGATGGTTAA